In Sodalis ligni, a single genomic region encodes these proteins:
- a CDS encoding phage tail protein, translated as MYEFKWLPDQDNFTGTAAPLVRVVSYGDGYEQRQKNGIHHDLRSYSLTFTGEREYVDEIERFLTDRGAVEAFTWKAQDQWINRTFKCATWTRTINGLWETLTATFQEVVA; from the coding sequence ATGTACGAATTTAAATGGCTACCTGACCAGGACAATTTTACCGGCACCGCCGCGCCGCTGGTCAGGGTAGTGAGCTACGGCGACGGTTATGAGCAGCGCCAGAAGAACGGCATCCATCATGACCTGCGCTCGTACTCGCTGACGTTTACCGGTGAACGTGAATATGTTGATGAGATTGAGCGATTCCTAACTGACCGCGGGGCCGTCGAGGCGTTCACGTGGAAAGCGCAGGATCAATGGATTAACCGTACTTTTAAGTGCGCAACCTGGACGCGCACCATTAATGGGCTCTGGGAAACGCTCACGGCTACATTTCAGGAGGTTGTTGCTTAG
- a CDS encoding YnfU family zinc-binding protein has translation MKLGDIGKWAGKIETPITCPKCGHQFKVKLSRVAGLNNFTCPNCNVLFEFEDKPAGK, from the coding sequence ATGAAATTAGGCGATATCGGCAAGTGGGCAGGTAAGATTGAGACCCCGATCACGTGTCCGAAGTGCGGACATCAGTTCAAAGTAAAGCTTTCTCGGGTGGCAGGATTGAATAATTTCACTTGCCCCAACTGCAACGTCTTGTTCGAATTCGAAGATAAGCCCGCAGGAAAGTAA
- a CDS encoding phage tail tape measure protein, with translation MPQETGSLIIKVTQDGVAKAADALDNLTAASVSAETAVNSLSSEFADVYKSASLAADGTDIYTHQTAAMNRGAQDAAKTAKAVNSNLADQQAALESLLGRIDPVVGAYARLEAMQEQLKGFNASGLLPEEEYDNYTDKINAYRIQLEQASAAATTGHKAEAAAAREAAQAEMQEQATKASFIARLKEQSETMGMTTAQLLEYKAAQLGVTAEVAPYIQKLTQQDGTVKAATLSAKEYSQALRYLPMQITDVVTSLASGMPVWLIAIQQGGQIKDSFGGIGNAFAAAGRYAIGLVAALNPLTVAITAAVVGSTALAIAFKQGNAEMDGYNQAIITTGRYAGVSADQLADMAKSISSNVGTTSQAAKALSDTLSSGQFSGGQLKSVAQAAVAMQDATGKAIDATIAEFQRLEQDPVSASESLNNQYHYLTAAVYEQITALERQGNTQQAAAVAVSAYATAELNAANDVKNNMGALESAWDAVARAAKGAWDAMMDIGRAQTPADKIKTATATVNNIQSSLAGLDSIDTSQGGMLTGGVANAKARLKEQLIAAQNDLSSALLTNQRDLNKAASNQATAYYNDQAVQATKSNDALYTAVLTKAQQRQKDIEQLNKNMQNHGVLPTDPFGKQLTYDDMVQQINDKYKDPKTPKAKAVTDNQATRMLLEMQGQEASLQGQVDSESKLGTWEQKRLAFIQLIADLQGKSILTADQKSLLANQAGLEVEFDKLAALEKQAKQQQDIIKLQERAAQLNDTMASAYNGAADQYARQIAAVGLGDKEAQRVDSTKSIYTEYQRYQEQLDKATPKDALDSDAYKQETANIKTQLAARLKLQSDSYAKLDELQSQWSVGASEAYQNYLDSAKDIAGQTKTAFTDAFSGMEDALVSFVTTGKLNFSSFATSVLNDLARIAIKSAESSFLQGVVSIASGLFGGAGGASSGANAGTAISSSANQSLSLNAKGGVYDSPSLSAYSGRVVDRPTLFAFAAGGGVMGEAGPEAILPLSRGSDGSLGVRAKGSSNASGTTINAPITLNVDQRGNTNDQQQQNNATLLKTLQKMVDSRINSALVNQKRDGGLLA, from the coding sequence ATGCCGCAAGAAACAGGCAGCTTGATAATCAAGGTTACGCAGGATGGCGTAGCGAAAGCGGCTGATGCTTTGGATAACCTGACCGCTGCCAGCGTTTCGGCCGAGACCGCCGTTAATTCGTTATCATCTGAATTTGCCGATGTTTACAAATCAGCGAGCCTCGCAGCTGATGGTACAGACATCTATACTCACCAGACAGCGGCAATGAACCGCGGCGCTCAGGATGCGGCAAAGACAGCTAAAGCAGTTAATTCAAATTTAGCCGACCAACAAGCAGCCCTGGAGTCCTTGTTAGGAAGAATTGATCCTGTCGTTGGCGCGTATGCTCGCCTCGAAGCAATGCAGGAGCAATTGAAGGGATTCAATGCGTCTGGTTTACTCCCGGAAGAAGAATACGATAACTATACCGACAAAATTAACGCCTATCGCATCCAGCTTGAACAAGCCTCGGCCGCTGCGACAACGGGCCATAAGGCTGAAGCTGCCGCCGCGCGAGAAGCCGCCCAGGCTGAAATGCAGGAGCAGGCAACCAAAGCGTCCTTCATCGCCAGACTGAAAGAACAGTCTGAAACGATGGGCATGACCACGGCTCAGTTGCTGGAGTACAAGGCCGCGCAGCTCGGCGTTACCGCTGAAGTTGCCCCTTATATCCAGAAATTGACCCAGCAGGACGGGACGGTGAAAGCCGCCACACTCAGCGCCAAAGAGTACTCTCAGGCATTACGCTATCTGCCGATGCAGATCACGGACGTGGTCACCTCCCTGGCATCAGGAATGCCGGTATGGCTCATCGCGATTCAGCAAGGCGGTCAGATTAAGGATTCGTTCGGCGGGATTGGCAACGCATTCGCAGCAGCTGGCCGGTATGCAATAGGGTTAGTCGCAGCATTAAATCCTCTCACGGTTGCGATAACAGCAGCAGTTGTCGGATCCACAGCACTGGCCATTGCGTTTAAGCAGGGCAACGCTGAAATGGATGGCTATAACCAGGCCATCATCACTACCGGGCGGTATGCCGGCGTTTCCGCTGACCAATTGGCCGACATGGCCAAATCCATCAGCTCGAATGTTGGCACCACGTCGCAGGCCGCCAAAGCGCTGTCCGATACGCTGTCTTCTGGTCAGTTCAGCGGCGGGCAATTGAAATCGGTCGCCCAGGCGGCCGTAGCGATGCAGGATGCAACCGGCAAAGCGATTGATGCGACCATCGCCGAGTTTCAGCGGTTAGAGCAGGACCCGGTCAGCGCATCTGAATCTCTGAACAACCAATATCACTACCTGACCGCCGCGGTATATGAGCAGATCACCGCACTGGAGCGCCAGGGCAATACCCAGCAGGCGGCTGCTGTCGCTGTCAGCGCGTACGCCACCGCAGAATTGAATGCCGCCAATGATGTGAAGAACAACATGGGCGCGCTCGAATCTGCATGGGATGCAGTCGCCCGGGCGGCTAAGGGCGCGTGGGACGCTATGATGGATATCGGCCGGGCCCAAACGCCGGCGGATAAAATCAAAACTGCCACCGCAACCGTCAACAACATTCAATCAAGCCTGGCCGGCCTGGACTCGATTGATACCTCGCAGGGCGGCATGCTGACCGGCGGCGTCGCCAACGCAAAGGCTAGGCTGAAAGAGCAGTTGATCGCTGCCCAGAACGATTTGAGCAGCGCGCTGCTGACCAACCAGCGCGACCTGAACAAGGCCGCCAGCAATCAAGCCACGGCGTATTATAACGACCAGGCGGTACAGGCCACCAAATCTAACGATGCTCTCTATACCGCGGTGCTGACTAAAGCCCAGCAGCGCCAGAAAGACATTGAGCAGTTAAATAAAAACATGCAGAACCATGGCGTTTTGCCAACCGATCCCTTTGGTAAGCAACTCACCTATGACGACATGGTCCAGCAGATCAACGATAAGTATAAAGATCCAAAAACACCAAAAGCAAAGGCGGTCACTGATAATCAAGCCACGCGCATGCTGCTGGAAATGCAGGGCCAAGAAGCCTCTCTGCAAGGCCAGGTTGATTCAGAAAGCAAACTGGGTACATGGGAACAAAAGCGGCTCGCCTTCATTCAGTTAATCGCCGATCTGCAAGGCAAATCTATCCTCACCGCAGATCAAAAGAGTCTTCTGGCGAATCAAGCGGGCCTTGAGGTTGAATTTGATAAGCTGGCCGCCTTGGAAAAACAGGCCAAGCAGCAACAGGATATTATCAAGCTGCAAGAGCGCGCCGCGCAGCTCAACGACACCATGGCATCGGCCTATAATGGCGCAGCTGACCAATATGCTCGACAAATAGCCGCGGTTGGCCTTGGAGATAAAGAGGCGCAGCGGGTAGATAGCACTAAAAGTATTTATACGGAATATCAGCGCTACCAGGAACAGCTTGATAAGGCCACGCCTAAGGATGCCTTGGATTCTGACGCATACAAGCAAGAGACTGCCAATATTAAAACGCAATTGGCGGCGCGGCTGAAACTCCAGAGTGATTCTTACGCCAAGCTTGACGAATTACAAAGCCAATGGAGTGTCGGCGCAAGCGAGGCGTATCAAAATTATCTCGACTCGGCCAAAGATATCGCCGGCCAGACGAAAACAGCCTTCACCGACGCATTCAGCGGCATGGAGGATGCGCTGGTTTCGTTTGTCACTACCGGTAAGCTGAATTTTTCCAGCTTCGCCACGTCAGTCCTGAATGACCTGGCGCGGATCGCCATCAAAAGCGCGGAATCCTCTTTCCTGCAAGGTGTGGTAAGCATCGCGTCTGGCTTATTCGGCGGTGCTGGTGGCGCTTCGTCAGGCGCTAACGCGGGCACGGCAATTTCCAGCAGCGCCAATCAGAGCCTTAGCCTGAACGCCAAAGGCGGCGTTTATGACTCGCCAAGCCTGAGTGCTTACAGTGGGCGTGTGGTTGACCGGCCAACGCTATTCGCTTTCGCCGCCGGCGGGGGCGTCATGGGCGAGGCTGGGCCGGAAGCAATCTTGCCGCTTTCTCGTGGCTCGGATGGCTCTCTGGGCGTTCGTGCGAAGGGCAGTAGTAACGCCTCAGGCACAACCATCAACGCACCGATCACCCTCAATGTTGATCAGCGCGGCAATACGAATGACCAGCAACAGCAGAACAACGCCACTCTGCTAAAGACGCTGCAAAAGATGGTCGATAGCCGGATAAACAGCGCATTGGTGAACCAGAAACGTGATGGTGGCCTGCTGGCATAA
- a CDS encoding phage tail assembly chaperone: MKLGITPDAMIDPPDLPEGTGYLWGWFIDLMRGSGGELTFSEVKAWTELTGNRPTPAEIEIIMDMAFEVMKDIPKL, translated from the coding sequence ATGAAATTAGGCATCACGCCGGACGCCATGATTGACCCGCCTGACCTGCCTGAAGGAACCGGTTATCTCTGGGGCTGGTTTATCGACCTGATGCGCGGGTCCGGCGGCGAGTTGACGTTTTCCGAAGTGAAGGCCTGGACGGAGTTAACCGGCAACCGGCCGACCCCGGCGGAAATCGAGATCATCATGGACATGGCCTTCGAGGTCATGAAAGACATTCCCAAGTTATAA
- a CDS encoding phage tail assembly chaperone, translating to MKLSDFATRGEANEGKKLFLLLPDGTPTEEYLLVRGIDSDEFRAAKTAGSRAVFELTKAQLEDKAFVKKFDEDAEFRQFQALIIGWSLEEEFTPDNLNLLLTESPNIKERVNNFAANRAEFFKKKPPVSSDTPPSNESSTSGKKTAKA from the coding sequence ATGAAATTAAGCGATTTCGCCACCCGCGGCGAAGCCAACGAAGGCAAAAAGCTGTTCCTGCTGCTGCCGGACGGCACACCCACCGAGGAATATTTGCTGGTGCGGGGCATCGATAGCGACGAATTCCGCGCCGCAAAGACCGCCGGCAGTCGGGCTGTATTTGAGCTGACCAAAGCGCAGTTGGAGGACAAGGCTTTTGTTAAGAAATTTGACGAAGACGCTGAGTTCAGGCAATTCCAGGCGCTAATCATCGGCTGGTCACTGGAAGAAGAATTCACGCCGGATAATCTCAACCTGTTGCTTACTGAATCGCCAAACATCAAAGAGCGCGTGAATAATTTTGCCGCCAACCGGGCGGAGTTTTTCAAAAAAAAGCCGCCGGTCTCGTCCGATACACCGCCTTCCAACGAAAGCTCGACAAGCGGCAAAAAGACGGCAAAAGCCTAA
- a CDS encoding phage tail tube protein — protein MAMITAAGAKQVDYWMVPEVVEGTTPATPAFIRIPKTPGELTLTRDALSSNQVRNNRKTLFSGRGSESSSGTLNTEFAYADFDYLLQSLMFSSWDADVLVIGSTKKPFTIEHKQSDINTLRRYPGCLVNTLALTATPNAIVTADFGIMGASVLYDATAITGATYTEPANNDPFDSTGENATLTATILVNGVASNAVTSVSLNMDNGISQSHVYGQRGVAASGSTNAATTGSITFLYQDEDLSQMFYDNADISLEFTLSGAAGAYTFLLPRIKFTSEALAEADAFQALTFNYTAFATKDTGILLQITRVPVVEA, from the coding sequence ATGGCTATGATCACTGCCGCCGGCGCCAAACAGGTCGATTACTGGATGGTGCCTGAAGTTGTTGAAGGCACAACCCCGGCGACGCCCGCATTCATCCGCATACCGAAAACACCTGGTGAATTAACGCTGACCCGCGATGCGCTGAGCTCGAACCAGGTGCGAAATAACCGTAAAACGTTATTTTCGGGCCGTGGTTCGGAAAGCTCATCCGGCACGCTGAACACTGAATTTGCCTATGCGGATTTCGATTATCTGCTGCAAAGCCTAATGTTCAGTTCGTGGGACGCGGATGTCCTGGTTATCGGCTCTACCAAAAAGCCGTTCACGATTGAGCACAAGCAATCGGATATCAACACGCTGCGCCGTTACCCGGGCTGCCTGGTCAATACGCTGGCACTGACGGCCACGCCCAACGCCATCGTGACGGCTGATTTCGGCATCATGGGCGCATCGGTGCTGTATGACGCGACCGCCATTACCGGAGCGACCTACACCGAGCCGGCCAATAACGATCCGTTCGATTCTACCGGCGAAAACGCCACGCTGACCGCGACCATTTTAGTGAATGGCGTTGCCAGCAATGCGGTCACGTCCGTATCGCTCAATATGGATAACGGGATTTCTCAGTCGCATGTCTACGGCCAGCGCGGCGTTGCGGCCAGCGGTTCAACCAATGCGGCCACGACCGGGTCAATCACGTTCCTCTACCAGGACGAGGACTTGTCCCAGATGTTCTATGACAACGCGGACATTTCCCTGGAGTTCACGTTAAGCGGTGCGGCCGGCGCGTATACGTTCCTGCTGCCGCGCATCAAATTCACGTCCGAGGCGCTGGCGGAAGCCGACGCATTCCAGGCGCTGACATTCAATTACACCGCTTTCGCAACCAAAGACACCGGCATTCTGTTGCAGATCACCCGCGTTCCCGTAGTGGAAGCCTAA
- a CDS encoding phage tail terminator-like protein, with amino-acid sequence MKDISSALRTRMIAAAAALSLPVAWPLEAFDPPDGDYLRFFFSPAGDDALSYGPGGLDSISGFFQVDVVCKIRAGVSGAMLAIFDTLRAQFKIGTVLTYNNTRVTIKNRDYTDPQPEDGWAVAHLTFYWSSYETRS; translated from the coding sequence GTGAAGGACATCTCATCAGCTCTGCGCACGCGCATGATAGCGGCGGCCGCTGCGTTGTCTCTGCCGGTGGCCTGGCCGCTTGAAGCATTCGATCCGCCTGATGGCGATTATCTGCGTTTCTTCTTTTCACCTGCGGGCGATGACGCGCTGTCGTATGGCCCGGGCGGTTTGGATTCGATATCGGGATTTTTCCAGGTTGATGTCGTCTGCAAAATCCGCGCGGGCGTCAGCGGCGCCATGCTGGCCATATTCGACACGCTGCGGGCGCAGTTCAAAATCGGCACCGTTCTCACTTACAACAACACCCGCGTCACTATCAAAAACCGCGACTACACCGATCCGCAGCCTGAAGATGGCTGGGCGGTCGCTCATCTGACGTTCTACTGGTCATCATACGAAACACGGAGCTAA
- a CDS encoding DnaT-like ssDNA-binding protein has product MLITDPTSPDFNSYAAADDLTSFLSSRGINAPASPEPLLMQAMDYLNGMNWYGDRTTLSQPLPWPRSGVLFDGHYYPETEIPRQLITAQCMLAVEAVAGDLLGANREAAVKSEAVSGVVSVTYAVADNTSFTPTYPAVMAILRGLAMGNGFAINATASRS; this is encoded by the coding sequence ATGTTAATCACCGACCCAACATCCCCGGATTTTAACAGCTATGCCGCCGCGGATGATTTAACCTCATTCTTATCCAGCCGGGGCATCAACGCCCCAGCAAGTCCCGAACCATTGCTGATGCAGGCAATGGATTATCTGAACGGGATGAATTGGTATGGGGATCGCACCACCCTTAGCCAGCCGTTACCGTGGCCGCGCTCTGGGGTTTTATTCGATGGGCATTACTACCCTGAAACAGAGATTCCACGACAGTTGATCACCGCTCAATGCATGTTAGCTGTCGAAGCTGTAGCCGGGGATCTGCTCGGCGCGAATCGTGAGGCTGCGGTGAAATCAGAGGCTGTATCAGGTGTGGTGTCGGTGACATATGCTGTAGCTGATAACACCTCTTTCACTCCAACGTATCCGGCTGTGATGGCGATATTGCGCGGGCTGGCAATGGGGAATGGATTTGCCATCAACGCGACGGCGAGTCGTTCCTGA
- a CDS encoding major capsid protein, with amino-acid sequence MTTTVNSDLIIYDDLAQTAYLERRQDNLDVFNASSNGAIVLDNTLIEGDFRKRAFYQLGGTIEHRDVNSTGKVAGKKIGAGESVGVKAPWKYGPYQTTEEAFKRRGRDVSEFSEVVGVDVADATLEGFVKYAIQALSASIGANADMVVSADIETDGKKTLTKGMRKYGDKFGRIALFVMHSATYFDIIDQAIAEKVYEEAGVVVYGGQPGTLGKPVLVTDTAPIDAIFGLLPNAVVITESQAPGFRSYPINDEENLGIGYRAEGTVNIDLLGYSWDTVQGGANPDLTKIGTANSWKKYATSNKVTAGVMIQLTVAPVAVSGVTLDQSTASIAVGANMTLFATVSPEDATNKAVTFASSAPAKATVDPTTGVVTGVATGTTNITVTTTDGSKTAVCAVTVVAA; translated from the coding sequence ATGACTACCACCGTTAACTCGGACCTGATCATTTATGATGATCTGGCTCAAACGGCATACCTGGAGCGCCGACAGGATAACCTCGACGTGTTCAACGCCTCATCGAATGGCGCCATTGTCTTGGATAACACCTTAATCGAAGGCGATTTCCGTAAACGTGCTTTTTATCAGCTCGGCGGCACGATTGAACATCGTGATGTGAATTCCACCGGCAAGGTCGCCGGTAAGAAAATCGGCGCCGGCGAATCTGTCGGTGTTAAAGCGCCGTGGAAATATGGCCCTTACCAGACCACGGAAGAGGCATTCAAGCGCCGCGGGCGTGACGTATCTGAATTCTCCGAAGTGGTAGGCGTTGATGTTGCCGATGCCACCCTGGAAGGATTCGTAAAATACGCCATCCAGGCACTTAGCGCTTCGATCGGCGCAAATGCGGATATGGTCGTTTCAGCCGATATTGAAACCGATGGCAAGAAGACATTGACCAAGGGTATGCGCAAGTATGGCGATAAGTTTGGCCGCATTGCCCTGTTCGTCATGCACTCCGCGACGTATTTCGACATTATCGATCAGGCTATCGCTGAGAAGGTTTATGAAGAAGCGGGCGTCGTTGTATATGGTGGGCAGCCTGGCACCCTGGGCAAGCCGGTACTGGTCACCGATACCGCGCCAATCGATGCGATATTTGGCCTGCTGCCGAACGCGGTCGTTATTACCGAGTCGCAGGCGCCTGGCTTTCGTTCTTATCCCATAAACGATGAGGAAAACCTTGGCATCGGCTACCGGGCGGAAGGCACCGTTAATATCGATCTGCTGGGCTATAGCTGGGATACAGTCCAGGGCGGGGCTAATCCTGATTTGACGAAGATTGGTACGGCCAATAGTTGGAAGAAATACGCCACAAGCAACAAAGTTACCGCTGGCGTAATGATCCAGTTGACTGTCGCGCCTGTTGCGGTCAGCGGCGTTACCTTGGACCAGTCCACGGCGTCCATCGCTGTCGGCGCAAATATGACACTGTTTGCGACCGTTTCGCCGGAAGACGCGACCAACAAGGCTGTAACGTTCGCTTCTTCCGCACCGGCAAAGGCTACGGTTGACCCGACTACGGGCGTTGTTACTGGCGTCGCAACAGGCACCACGAACATCACCGTGACCACGACTGACGGCAGCAAAACGGCAGTCTGTGCGGTGACTGTAGTCGCTGCGTAA
- a CDS encoding phage minor head protein, with protein MTQLHDNAVLIQSLIERVKAGQGKELQTLLKDLRSAAGDVLQDYDGIIGTMGERDEISKLLAKAMALPVDAYGQQLRDLCNQISGEVANLEYQSLMSIAGMPKLVIPDTDKIIRLLDNTPMSVRNWRGQLLLDPFIKDWETVTLTAANNAVLRAWNEGQTIQQLTTALRGTKKLNGADGIIGQYVQNADAIARTAIQHTSSVASEAFFAANGDVIEKVQFVATLDNKTTVICRSLDGTVYLINVGPRPPMHLRCRSKIVPVLADSALNDILTEGETRASANGYVPSSETYYQWLERQPDDYQDNAIGKTRATLLRDGGLSAEKFAALQLDKNFEPLTLDQMRQLAPEAFNRAGI; from the coding sequence GTGACACAACTACATGACAATGCCGTTCTTATTCAGTCGCTGATTGAGCGCGTCAAAGCCGGGCAAGGGAAAGAGCTGCAAACGCTGCTGAAGGATTTGCGCTCTGCCGCCGGCGATGTGCTGCAGGACTATGACGGCATCATCGGCACGATGGGCGAGCGCGACGAGATATCGAAATTACTGGCTAAGGCCATGGCGCTGCCGGTTGATGCGTACGGCCAGCAGCTGCGCGATCTGTGCAACCAGATTTCCGGCGAAGTGGCCAATCTTGAATATCAGTCGCTGATGTCGATTGCCGGCATGCCGAAACTGGTTATCCCCGATACCGATAAAATCATTCGCTTGCTCGACAATACGCCGATGTCCGTCCGGAACTGGCGTGGCCAGTTATTGCTGGACCCCTTCATCAAAGACTGGGAGACGGTAACGCTCACCGCGGCGAATAACGCGGTGCTGCGAGCGTGGAATGAAGGCCAGACGATACAGCAACTGACTACGGCGCTTCGCGGCACGAAAAAGCTTAACGGCGCCGACGGCATCATCGGCCAGTACGTCCAGAACGCCGACGCGATAGCCAGGACGGCGATACAGCACACATCGTCTGTGGCCAGCGAAGCTTTTTTCGCGGCAAACGGCGATGTAATCGAGAAGGTCCAATTCGTTGCGACCCTGGATAACAAAACGACAGTAATTTGTCGCTCACTGGATGGAACGGTATACCTGATAAATGTCGGCCCGCGCCCGCCCATGCACCTTAGATGCCGTTCAAAAATTGTTCCTGTGCTGGCAGATTCAGCGCTCAATGACATCCTGACTGAGGGCGAGACGCGGGCCTCGGCCAATGGCTATGTCCCGTCGAGTGAAACGTATTATCAGTGGCTGGAGCGCCAGCCTGATGATTATCAAGATAACGCCATAGGCAAGACCCGGGCCACGTTGCTGCGTGATGGCGGCCTAAGCGCTGAGAAATTCGCAGCGCTGCAGCTCGACAAGAATTTTGAGCCACTTACCCTGGATCAGATGCGGCAACTGGCGCCCGAAGCGTTTAACCGCGCCGGAATCTAA
- a CDS encoding DUF4055 domain-containing protein, translating to MANNDITFIRPEYKAALPLWETVRDVCKGPEAVKAKGRKYLPEIDPTDKSARNKRRNEDYLKRAVFYAITGHTKNGMIGMAYRREPAVTLSDKMEYLKTNADGAGGSVYQQSQSTLESVLETGRHGLYVDYSKDLSGAIILSYPTENIINWRTTRVNGRDQLILVVLRECIEQPDGYGFVDRIQYRELAIENGNFVCRVWTKTGTDVTGVYAITEEYFPGRLFGGAWDEIPFTFVGAQNNDPTIDDSPLYPLTEINLGHYRNSADYEDSLFFCGQVQPYLSGLDTEWRDHLEKSGVKLGSRNPIMLPLDGVFAYAQAEPNMLAKEGMDSKRDYMVALGARLVEQNSAVKTATQATGDQTAATSVLGMCCSNVSEAYTQALIWCARYMGQKDAKVSYQISQEFIAKVIDSNLITALVAAWQSRAIRGVDMVHSLQLMDVVDPSISPQDVLDEISQEAPGLGGFVSDTTT from the coding sequence ATGGCCAATAACGACATTACCTTCATCCGCCCGGAATATAAGGCGGCACTTCCGCTCTGGGAAACGGTGCGTGATGTTTGCAAAGGCCCGGAAGCGGTTAAGGCGAAAGGGCGCAAATATCTGCCCGAAATTGACCCGACAGACAAATCGGCCCGAAATAAGCGGCGCAACGAGGATTATCTAAAACGCGCCGTCTTTTATGCCATCACTGGCCATACTAAAAACGGCATGATCGGCATGGCCTACCGCCGAGAACCGGCCGTCACGCTGTCCGATAAAATGGAGTATCTGAAAACGAATGCCGATGGCGCGGGTGGCAGCGTCTATCAGCAATCACAATCAACGCTGGAATCGGTGTTGGAAACCGGACGGCATGGGCTTTATGTCGATTACAGCAAAGATTTGAGCGGCGCCATTATTCTGAGCTATCCAACAGAGAATATTATCAACTGGCGCACCACTCGCGTTAATGGCCGAGACCAGCTGATCCTGGTGGTGTTGAGGGAATGCATTGAGCAACCGGACGGGTACGGATTTGTCGACCGCATTCAATACCGTGAATTAGCCATAGAAAACGGCAATTTTGTATGTCGGGTTTGGACTAAAACGGGCACTGACGTAACCGGTGTTTACGCCATTACGGAAGAATATTTTCCCGGTAGACTGTTTGGCGGCGCATGGGACGAAATCCCGTTTACGTTCGTCGGCGCGCAAAACAATGACCCGACAATAGATGACTCCCCGCTGTATCCGCTGACTGAAATCAACCTCGGGCATTACCGTAATTCAGCGGATTATGAAGACAGCCTATTTTTCTGCGGGCAGGTTCAGCCGTATCTTTCGGGCCTCGATACCGAGTGGCGGGATCACCTTGAAAAATCAGGCGTTAAGCTGGGCTCTCGCAACCCTATTATGCTGCCGCTGGATGGCGTCTTTGCGTATGCGCAGGCTGAGCCGAATATGCTGGCAAAAGAGGGCATGGACAGCAAGCGTGATTACATGGTGGCGCTCGGCGCCAGGCTGGTAGAACAAAACAGCGCTGTGAAAACGGCAACGCAGGCCACCGGCGACCAGACAGCGGCGACGTCTGTACTTGGGATGTGCTGCTCGAACGTTTCCGAGGCTTACACCCAGGCGCTCATCTGGTGCGCTCGCTACATGGGCCAGAAAGACGCCAAAGTCAGCTATCAGATCAGTCAGGAATTCATCGCTAAAGTCATTGACTCCAACCTCATTACGGCGCTCGTGGCCGCATGGCAGAGTCGGGCAATTCGCGGTGTCGACATGGTTCACTCGCTGCAGCTTATGGATGTCGTGGATCCGTCAATTAGTCCACAAGATGTATTGGATGAGATAAGCCAGGAGGCGCCCGGGTTAGGAGGCTTTGTCAGTGACACAACTACATGA